gttattgtgtccatgttgatgattgagtgtcttcatcatgttccactccacagtggaggttaatatgaagctcatatgtaaaggagacactcaggactttaagaatttttaagagtgtttcagaaggatttctgtttttcccctaGCCTACTGAgagcgatatattcatagaaaagttccaaaaacaaccaaaacggttattttttccacacaaatgtttctatcttcgaAGTAAATGTTGAAATCACACCCATTCctgttctctgagatgctccgagtgcttgttcatctaaaaagcagctcagatttcatcttcaaccagtaaaattctgtgtaaggttctccaacagaaagaaagccaacagactcgttctagatcagactcacagcctgaacatcatttgtttgtttgtttgtttgtttttattgattgAAAACGTCCCACATGTCCATTTTTGtgctggtaaaaagggttaaaaatcATATGCTGATCTGGAATTGATAGAGAGATATTAAAACATAGAAATTtagaaatatatatgtgtgtgtgtgtgtgtgtgtgtgaagtgagaaCTGGAAATAGTGAAAAAGTATTGAAGGATGAAGTGCAAGAGAATAAAGGAGGCATCAAGatagaggagaaaagagagagatagagtgagagagagagagagggagagagagagaaaggctgcagtgtgatggagggatTCTTAGAATGTTCCGGGTTTTAAAACAAGCAAAAGAGCAAAACCAGAACTGTTCTGAACTTCACAGCAGGCAGGAGGATGGCTGCTTGGTTCCTtctgtagggtgtgtgtgtgtgtgtgtgtgtgttcacaacaTGCTTACAGTGTCCTGTGCGGCATAAACACAGTAGGTGGTCCGATGTTAGCTCTGTTAGAGCCGACTCTGCCAATAGGAACAAATTGTGAACTTGTCGAAAGTtcaggacatgtgtgtgtgtgtgtgtgtgtttatgtgtgtatgtgtgtgtctcaagCATAACCCCTTCAGGCCGCTCATTACGCTCATAACCCTCCCAGATAAGAATCTATGGAACATGGCGGGCGTACAGGCAGATTTCTGCCCCGGCTCACAATGTTGCCTTTGAGTGTGTCGCCGTGATCAAAAGCCCAGAGCCGCTGCTATTTCCCTCAAAACAAGTCTGTAAAAGCTCCCTGGGACGATTTCTTTCATTCTCCGACGCTatcccttccctctctctctctttttttatcacGCTCTTTTCTCTGACGAGGGACAGGACAGGTCCTCTTTGATCTGAGCTGATCAgcagaagggagagagagagagagagagagagggaagaagaagaagaagaaagagagagagagactattaTATGTGTTGATCCCTTTGGCtggcacaacaaacacagttttCGATTTGACTTTGCTTAATTAATTAGATATTCTGTTTAGCAGACGGACTGATCCTCGGCCAAACGGTTTGAGAATGGAACTTCAAAGCGTGGGGATTGGGGGCAGGGGGGAGGATTTAGCCTGCAGGACACAGCGGCTGTCTCCGTACCCAGTTTTTAGATCCACGCGTGTCGGAGCGCACAGTCAGTGGCAGTGCCCTAATATAGGAATTAGCacattgtttaattatttcatgTTCGTTTAAAGTGAGCATCAGTGATGTCACAGTGCCaaaattttattattctataaaaaatatatctgtgtatattctttctttcagtaACAAATTGTACACAAGTCTTTAAAGCAGCAGTGCACAAACCCACGCCTCAGCATTTGAACTACTGTCACCTGTAAATATAGGACAATTTTCTTATCCtatttttgaaatttttttatccatttttatgcatttttggacaaacttttattctttcttgatattttttccattttttggACAATTGTTTTTTATccctttttcacatttttatatcctttttcacatttttatattgttttggaCAATCTTTTATcctttttgatattttttatacatttttttaatttatttttatcgtTTTTTGACATTTTATGTATtctatttgacattttttattcattttttgaaaactttttttatcagttatttatttttttgtattattttacttttttatccatttttttaaaatttatttttatccttttttgacaatttttgtattctttttattcatttttatcaaTTTTTGAAGactttttttatcctttttgaaactttttatccatttttgcACAAATTGTTTATCCTTTTTTTACTTTCGGGATGATGCTATCATGCTTCAAGTATTATCTACTTCATGATCTATTTATTCAGTAAAATATCCTACCACTACCTGTGCCCTAAATAACAACTCAGGACATTTCGTCATCCTCTTTAGCTAGTTCTTGGGAAGCCATTTCACAGCGACGTCACTGACTAACCTGATATCACTCCACACCAGCAGGGGGCACCATTACCTAAGTCCTAACCCACATCTGTAGCTCACCTCATGTCCATCACTTCCTCATTTAGAGATGTTAGCGTGTTCAGTTATTGTTTACCAACTTCTACATCATTCAATGCTGATCTTGAGCCACACGCATGCCTGAACACGTTCTAGTCACGTGATCACGTTCATATATACGGGAATCACACGCATTTCTGAATATTTCACAGTATCCTAGAACTCGTTACAGCCCCGCTCATGACCACCCTGATGCTCTCTTCACTTCTGCAGTCCTGGAGCTTATAACTTGTTTATGAAGTAGCTGTGACAGCTTCCTGTTTGTTGTCTCTGCAGTAGCCCTGCCCCCGGAGAAGATTGACAGCTGCAGCGCAGAGGAGAAGATGCAGGAGAAGGAGAGTTCGGGTCCAAATAAACAACTACAGTTTGAGGTGATgctcattcaaacacacacacacacacacacatgatgctGCCTGGTCTTGTACCCAGGCCTAATAtggtgtataacagtgtgttgtTTAGATAACAGAAGACAGATGTGTTTAGTCAGTGAGGAGAGTTTGAATCCCTGCAGCTCCTGGCATCTGAGGAACTCTAACATCTCAAGCTCCTCGTTCTAGCTGCTGGACACCTTCACGCATGGGTCAACGTTACAAATAACACTTTGCCACCAGACACTGCTGCTCAGCTCAACTCATCCACAAATCCTCTACATTAGCGCTTTTcctagcttagtggttaaggtgttggactactgatcagaaggttgtgagggcaaatctcaggtccaccaaactgccactgctgggcccctgagcaagacccttaagaTTATGGTTAGAATTAGAATTGTCCTTTAGGGCTAGGATTTGTGTTATAATAACGTTTAGAATTTTGGTTAGGATTACGggacttgctcaggggccccagcagtggcaacttggtagATTTAACCATCtggtcagtagtccaacaccttaaccactaagctaccacattcccctTTTTATCTGTAAGCATGTTGGTGCTGACCCAAAATGCCTCACTCTCGCTCTCCACTAAACTCTAGTCACGTGACCTTCTTCaattttcattaaataaacCGTATATGTGGCTgatccctgtttggggtcgccacagcggatcatttggaaccctcccattttatctgggcttgggacgaGCACCAatagttaactcttcagtggcagGGGTTAGCatctaaataaacatctaagTGAATTGTCATAGCGACAGATAcgaagatatttatttattataaagtaaGTGCTAGTTGAAGTATttaaggaagaggaagaggaaggaagaTCAAACAAAAGTAAAGTTGCTTCATTCCTCAGAAATTTCTCTGCTCTTGCTTTTAGAGCCTGCTGAATTGTTAGGACTGTGTGATATCGATCCCGATCCTCGGTTTACATTTGAGTGTCTTTCCTGCTCCTACAACGTCTTTTCGCACACATCAGCTAATTAACAACGCAATCTTGGCagaatagtgtgtgttagatgaggTGAAACACTCAGTCCTGTAGCGTTTTGATGATGGATAATGATTATTTCTTGATCAGGAGCTGGAGTGTGCTGTTTCTGTGGAGGAGGATAACAGGCAGGAGTGGACCTTCACTCTGTACGACTTCGACAACAACGGCAAAGTGACGAGAGAGGTAAGAGCGATGGTtacgcatcacacacacacacacacacacacacacacgtttctatCAAGCTCTCTACAGCTCTGTCGCTTCCCCACAAGGTGTCGCTGCTGCATCTGTCCAATTTTCTGCCAATCCAGGGATTAGTTTTAGTTCCATCTTCACTGAACCCACAGATGTTTTCTctgattttctataacagcggACCTGAATTTTACCGCAGCAACGAATCACAGGTTTGTCAAAAAACGTTgtcgtttccatggtaacagcatACACATGGTCTTGAACTCCATAAGTTAAGTCGtctttgtttgtcacatatatattattgcagagtgaaattctttcttctcatatcctatccttgaaggttggggtcagagtgcagggtctgCAATGATGCAGCGCCACTGGAGTAGGGTGGGTTAGggcccttgctcaagggcccaatggtggcagcttggcagttgaaccctgatcttccaatcaatgacccagagccgtaactacttgagctaccaccgccccgaAAATGAGTAAATCCTAAAAattgattgctgttgtttaTCTAAgaaaaacatccatccattttctatacccactttattcctaattagggtaacagggatctgctggagtctatcccaacaCTCATttggcgaaaggcaggggtacaccacGGACAGGTCTAAGAAAAACATGtatatgtaaggagtctccagtgtcagagggaAGATTTGTTAATTTCAGAAGAAAGGGAAGACTTCTCTTCAATACTTAAAAGTGTAACTGTAgctagaaatgaataaaaatgaaacaaacaaaatgagcAGAGCAATGAAACAGTAGAGGtattaggggcagtggtggttaagggtcaagtggttaaggctgtgggttgttgatcggaggatcggggttcaagctccgACACCACTaatctgccactgttgggcaactgagcaaggcccttaaccctctctgctccagtagCGCTGTAtcactgcactctgaccccaacttcctcagctgggatatgtgaagaaaaagaattccactgtgatgtaatgtatgtgtggcgaggtttcatgccctcagttcttcttctagaggatgtgctgttattggaaatgaATCCACACCCCGGTGGTAACTCCGCCTTCACCTCAGGGCAAATCCCTCCCCACACCATTCCTCATTATTTTCATGAATGAGTATGAATGTGATTATtcaaactattattattttttaggatATCACTAGTTTGCTGCACACCATCTACGAGGTAGTGGACGCCTCGGTGAACCACTCTCCCAGCAGCAGCAAAACCCTGCGGGTGAAGCTCTCCGTCACACCCGACGCCAGCCAGCGGTGGAGGAACGGCAATGGTGGCGCTCACGCCAACGCAGGTAGCAGCTGCTCCGCTTCTGTGACTTGATGAAAGTCAGAGGAttaaaagagagagtgtgtgtttatgagctATTTATATGCGCTGTGCATTTGAGCAGAGGTCTTTGATAACAGAGTCTTCAAACTGCACTAGATGCCACTATattaatgaagtgtgtgtgtgtgtgtgtgtgtgtgttgggttgcCTCAGTtgaaaatagaataaatgaagcattgttttttccctcttttatAAATCTTCAAAGTAGAAGGCAAGGAACAAAGGattgtttctttctttggcAGGTctgactgtttgtgtgtgtgtgtgtgtgtgtgtgagcatgccGGCACGTGTATGATGCTGAGAAGCTCAGTGCTGTTTCCTTTGATAACGCTCTCACCCCCCCCACTCCCTTGTTCTCTCTTCCTtgttctttccttctctctctctctgtctctccctctctctctctctctctctcagacatgccACACCCAAGACTTAAGGCTGAAAAGTGCTTTGAGGAGCCCAAAAGCTCGGAGAAGAAGTCCAGAGCCCTGCTGAGGTACTGAACATTCACTGTTCCCATGGGTCTTTTTTTAACTAATCACTGCcagctgatgatgtcatcagtgtGCGACACTTCCTGAGTCACTCAAAAACTTTTCCATAAGTCAGCAGCTTCCAGTCAACAAAGTAGGTGGCTACGGTTAGGGTTCGGATTAGGGCTAGGTATAGGATGAGGTGTTAGGATAAGGATTTGGGTTAGGATCAGGATTATGGTTAGGGTTAAGGTTACGATTAGGGTTAAGGATAGGATTTTGGTTAGGattaggattagggttagggttaaggttaCAGTTAGGGCTAGGGTTTGGATTATAGTTAATGTTAGGATAAGgattagggttaggattagtGTTCAAATTTGGATTATatttagggttaggattagagcTTTACATTTAAGACGAATAATATTGTAAGGACCAGTGAAAGTTCTGGAAGTCTGAAGCATATATTTCTAGCGCTTCTTTTCTGActtgtatgttgtatgttgttgatgttataggCGTCATCACagtgaccatcacacacagcagGGCTGCCAGAGACACTGCGTAGATGAAAACCTGGAGAGAAGGAATCATTATCTGGACCTGGCCGGCATTGAGAACTACTCCTCTCGCTTTGGGACCGGTCAGTCAGCGTTATACTGCAGTGTTcagcaaaagcaaaaaaaatcatttatctgTGATGTTTGTAGTAGTGCTTGTGCAGTTCACTAATGAATCATTTCTCCTGATTCTTCTTTGCTGAGTCAAATGCACAATTGATTCACATCTaatttgaatcatttttttcttccttcagcTGCTCCCACCGCCGAGCCGCCCAAACCCGACCACGCCTCTCGTCCATCCAATCAGACTCGCTCCCGCTCTCAGGAGCCCGAAAACGGACATAGCCACCCGCCCCACCACCATCGGCGCTCGCACACCATTTCAACCGAGACCCCCGCCCTGCAGGACAGCCTCTGTCTCCGCCCCCGAACCCAGGACTCCACCCACCAAGCTCACGGCCTACGATCACCCAAAGCCCAAACTTCCTGCAGCAGAGTGATGAAACGAGGCCCAGCCCCTCCTTCCGCTCCACCCGTCAACGCCGTGCCCCATCAGAGCTCTGCACCTTACCGACGACACAAGCAGCGGCCCAGAGAGGGTCCTCTGGCACGAGGCCCTCCAGGACGCGGGGCGGGGCCGGTCGTGAGTTCAGGTCCGGTGGTGGAAAAGGAGCAGGTGAGGGATCTACCAAGTGTGGTGCTGTACGAAGGCGGCCTGGCGCAGGTGGTGCAGCGACAcgaacaccaccaccatcacgaGCACCATTACCACTATCACCATTTCTACCAGTCATAAGCGGAGAGCCTGAGACGAAGCGAAGGAAGCTGTACAGCGAAGCCGAGCCGAGACTGACGCGCAGCAGGCGCCGTGTTCTCCGTGTGTCTTTGCATGCGTATGTAAGAAGCCAAGAGGTTCAACGGGACTGATCTCCAGGCTAGAAAAGGGCTatatctctctcactttatagattttctcttcctcttggATTACTTCATCTTTTTCTCGTGCTCTAATGTACAATACGAACACGGTCTCACGATTGTAAATCACCATAGAGACATGTCATGTCATGGGGTTAGAGGTCatagattttttgttttgttttgttttgtgagaTCGAGTCgaatataaattatgtaaagTCTCCTAAAAGGGATGCGACTGTTAAATGAAGTATTGTGAGCTATGAAGGAAAGGAGAGATGCATaatctcctctgtgtgtgtgtgtatgagtgtgtgtgtgtttgtgtgtgtatatgtatgtactatGTATGCatgtaatgtacagtatatgtgtgtgtgcgcctaaATTGCCTACGGTGTCTTTTGGACGCTGATCCTGTGTTATTGCCACTCGATAACCACTTGAAAAAGCACTTGTGGTGCGGCTCCATTGAAAAGACGGACGGATCGAACCTGGTTCCTTTTGACGCAatatgtaacggaggccagcggtGGGTGCTGTGTAGGTAAACctcctcactcccctgatctcaagaggcgcactagtggctgcagtctttagcctacTTGTTAGTGTGCCTGCCTCCCATGCCAGATACCCGGGTTCAAGACCCACTTGGAGCAGGTGCGAGTAGCACCCGTTGGGTTatattggtgccgtgacccggaagggagtgaggtttaggggggTAAGTGTAATGAAGGCCagtggtaggtgctgtgcaggtaaacctcactcccctgatctcaagaggtgcACTACCAAttgtctttagcctccttgttagtgcaCCTGCCTCCTATACCAGAGACCCAGGTTCGAGACCCGCTCAGAGCGGGTGCGAGTAGGatattggtgccgtgacccggatgggagtgaggtttagggggggtgtgtgtaacggaggccagcggttgggtaaacctcactcccctgatatAAAGAGGCATGCTAGTGTCTACAGtatttagcctccttgttagtgcaCCCGCCTCCTATGCCagagacccgggttcgagacctGCTCGGAGTGGCTGCGAGTAGGACCCGTGGGGTTCCAAATACACGACTCGGCTTCAGAGACTGTGAGGACAAAGTGATATAAACCTGGAGAATGAAGAAcgtgaaagaagaaaaatcctAATCTGCTGCTACCTCtagtattattataattgttgagaaaatgatcatttagatagtatttttattgtttttttgtttttttttactattacacCATCGATCTACAGctatgacatttttttttaaacatacatATGCTACAGACTTTGTTGTATGTACCTGTTTAACACAAATATACCGTCGACATCGTAAGCTTTACGAATAATGTGATCTTTTTGTAAATCTTTCTCAGCTCTCGATTCAAATCCAATTCAGCGTCTCTCAGTATttttcactattattattattattattattattattattattattattgtttttttgtgtaaagaCCACTAAGTATGAAAGATTTATAGCACAGTGAAGTGTagtatataatgatataaagatatatatatagagagagtgtgtatgaagagtTGCCTCTTGAATCTGTGTGACACAGTGAATGAATGCAACGTGTGAAAGTTTGTACACTCTTGGgaaaaatttaaaaacaatacacactcagaggaagAATTGTATTTCATTCCAGCAAGACCTTTCGGATGTTTCTTCATTATGAGAAAGGGGGACCGGTTTCCAAAAGTTTGCACTCCTCATTCTCATAAACTCCACATTCTCCAAATGATTCCTTCTCCTTTTTAACATCTGTAGTATTATATATCTGTATCAACTCAGTTCCAAATGATTCATTCCTGGAACTTATTTTAGataagtatttaaaaataaaaatacaaaaaagtttattttcaaTGCAGAAAACTGTGGGAGaaaaaagaatgagaaaaaaagagaaaaagacctggagatgtttatgtgtgtgtgtgtgtgtgtgagagagagagagagagagagagagagagagattcagaaaCTAGCAGACAGtttgtaacaggtgtgtgtgtgtgtgtgtgtgagagagagagagagagagagagagagattcagaaaCTAGCAGACAGtttgtaacaggtgtgtgtgtgtgtgtgtgtgtgagagagagagagagagagagagagagaaagagagattcagAAACTAGCAGACAGtttgtaacaggtgtgtgtgtgtgtgtgtgtgtgtgagagagagagagattcagaatTCAGATTCagttttttaatgtgtgtgtgtgtgtgtgtttgtgcatgccTTTCATTAAGATGACAGTAACGATGGCTCTCAGACTGTTTCATAACCTGAACTCTTTCAGAATTTTCGGAATATTTCTGTATTCTGCGGCCAAAAATAATCCAAACGTCATTTCCTAAACATTTTCTGGTGAAATGATTTGCGTCACTCGACCAAGTAAAATGACTCTGAAACAAAAGcctatttttattttggaaGTTTTAAATTATGTCTTTTTCCAGTTAagttaattcagttcaattcagtatatttgtatagcacttttaacaatggacattgtctcaaatgcgatttacagaagaatagaaacagagaaggaaaaaatgtataaagttcagattaaagttactattttatccctaatgagcaggtctgaggtgacggtggtgaggaaaaactccctgtgatgatatgaggaagaaaccttgagaggaaccaggctcagaagggaacctcatcctcatctgggtgacaccggacactaaataatgtaactgtaaataaacaatgtcctttctacaacagcaatc
This genomic window from Hemibagrus wyckioides isolate EC202008001 linkage group LG27, SWU_Hwy_1.0, whole genome shotgun sequence contains:
- the nkd1 gene encoding protein naked cuticle homolog 1 encodes the protein MGKLHSKHAAICKPRESPEGDSFVVNACLARKGLDDWLVKQKYYCTGARLDQQDCPQKSTCGTSARDTLKEACAEGISDEHYRLEVALPPEKIDSCSAEEKMQEKESSGPNKQLQFEELECAVSVEEDNRQEWTFTLYDFDNNGKVTREDITSLLHTIYEVVDASVNHSPSSSKTLRVKLSVTPDASQRWRNGNGGAHANADMPHPRLKAEKCFEEPKSSEKKSRALLRRHHSDHHTQQGCQRHCVDENLERRNHYLDLAGIENYSSRFGTAAPTAEPPKPDHASRPSNQTRSRSQEPENGHSHPPHHHRRSHTISTETPALQDSLCLRPRTQDSTHQAHGLRSPKAQTSCSRVMKRGPAPPSAPPVNAVPHQSSAPYRRHKQRPREGPLARGPPGRGAGPVVSSGPVVEKEQVRDLPSVVLYEGGLAQVVQRHEHHHHHEHHYHYHHFYQS